The Acidobacteriota bacterium genome has a segment encoding these proteins:
- a CDS encoding FAD:protein FMN transferase gives MPPSRDPAVHRFAHEAMSTTFEVFIAGKGRTYAGQAARAAFDEIDRIELLFSRFDPSSEISRIGRLGPGRSLRIGLETAEVLGLAAFVQRETGGAFDIDHLGAARRAGGRARRGPLPLAALLRIDTDGRGFEVTRLRPKGRASAPALDLDLGAVGKGYALDAALAVLRTWDVGNVLLHAGTSTALADGPGPASAGRGGGWPVGAGGAAGSASGPGRVLLRRRSLSGSGTEVKGAHIVDPRSGRPAGGAVAAWASHPSAAVSDALSTAFMVMSPAEVAAFCRRHRAVWALVKTGPETCRIFNAGTMSEARPARNSRRRSR, from the coding sequence ATGCCGCCGAGCCGCGATCCGGCCGTTCATCGCTTCGCCCACGAGGCCATGTCGACGACGTTCGAGGTGTTCATCGCGGGCAAGGGCCGGACCTATGCCGGGCAGGCGGCCCGGGCGGCCTTCGACGAGATCGACCGGATCGAGTTGCTTTTCAGCCGCTTCGACCCCTCGAGCGAGATCAGCCGGATCGGCCGGCTCGGGCCCGGCCGGTCCCTTCGCATCGGCCTCGAGACGGCCGAGGTCCTCGGGCTCGCTGCCTTCGTCCAGAGGGAAACGGGCGGCGCCTTCGACATCGATCACCTCGGCGCGGCCCGCCGGGCCGGGGGCCGGGCCAGGCGAGGGCCGCTGCCGCTCGCGGCGCTCCTCCGGATCGATACGGACGGCCGCGGGTTCGAGGTGACGCGGCTTCGGCCGAAGGGACGGGCGTCCGCCCCGGCCCTCGACCTCGACCTGGGGGCGGTGGGCAAGGGCTACGCCCTGGACGCGGCCCTGGCCGTTCTCCGGACCTGGGACGTGGGCAACGTCCTCCTCCATGCCGGGACGAGCACGGCCCTGGCCGACGGCCCCGGCCCGGCCTCGGCCGGGCGCGGCGGGGGCTGGCCCGTCGGCGCCGGCGGGGCGGCGGGGAGCGCCTCCGGACCCGGCCGCGTCCTCCTGCGCCGGCGCTCGCTCAGCGGGTCGGGCACCGAGGTCAAGGGCGCTCATATCGTCGATCCGCGCAGCGGCCGCCCGGCCGGGGGGGCCGTCGCAGCCTGGGCCTCACACCCCTCGGCCGCCGTCTCCGACGCCCTGTCGACGGCCTTCATGGTCATGTCGCCGGCCGAGGTGGCCGCCTTCTGCCGCCGGCACCGGGCCGTCTGGGCCCTCGTGAAAACCGGCCCCGAAACGTGTAGAATATTCAATGCGGGCACGATGTCCGAAGCGCGGCCCGCGCGAAATTCAAGGAGACGTTCAAGATGA
- a CDS encoding discoidin domain-containing protein, whose product MKKLMCGIAILGLGLAVLAPAAAAQEPGKEVLKIQLPKPMFIGTPKNIRTPNLEAVTGRPRGPFMVPVGTVLLSAGKPVTASDKEPVIGEISYVTDGKKSGEDGYYVELGPMTQWVQVDLGKPQELAAIVCWHYHSQARVYRDVIVQVSNDKDFISGVTTVFNNDHDNSSGLGAGKDKEYIETFDGKLFDPKGVKARYVRLYSAGNTSNDMNHYVEVEVYGLPAK is encoded by the coding sequence ATGAAGAAGCTCATGTGTGGAATAGCGATCCTCGGCCTCGGCCTGGCCGTGCTGGCGCCCGCCGCCGCGGCCCAGGAGCCGGGCAAGGAGGTCCTGAAGATCCAGCTGCCAAAGCCGATGTTCATCGGCACGCCCAAGAACATCCGCACTCCCAACCTCGAGGCCGTCACCGGCCGGCCCCGCGGGCCGTTCATGGTCCCGGTCGGCACGGTCCTCCTCTCGGCCGGCAAGCCGGTCACGGCCAGCGACAAGGAGCCGGTCATCGGCGAAATATCCTACGTCACCGACGGCAAGAAGTCCGGCGAGGACGGCTATTACGTCGAGCTCGGCCCGATGACCCAGTGGGTCCAGGTCGATCTCGGCAAGCCGCAGGAGCTCGCCGCCATCGTCTGCTGGCACTACCACAGCCAGGCCCGCGTCTACCGGGACGTCATCGTCCAGGTCTCGAATGACAAGGACTTCATCAGCGGCGTGACCACGGTCTTCAACAACGACCATGACAACAGCTCCGGCCTCGGCGCTGGCAAGGACAAGGAGTATATCGAGACCTTCGACGGCAAGCTCTTCGATCCCAAGGGCGTCAAGGCCCGCTACGTCCGTCTCTACAGCGCCGGCAACACGTCCAACGACATGAACCACTACGTGGAGGTCGAGGTCTACGGTCTGCCGGCCAAATGA
- a CDS encoding flippase activity-associated protein Agl23, translating to MTKRAFRGLFLCAVLGALAFRLVRLDVRPMHPDEANQAVKFGRLLERGEYRFDPGDHHGPTLYYLTLPSAWAAGDRTLAALDERVLRLVPALAGAALLLVILLFAGGLGRGAILAAAALAAVSPALTYYSRFYIQETLLVLFLAALVGCGWRYARKRSPAWAFLAGVSAGMMAATKETSLILFGGLAAAFLLLSIFESVRTRRRPVLTAGDAWVWRDTRTKLPSAGHALLFLAAGAAVAVLFYSSFFSNIPGLADAVRAVGMSFARAGRPGVHAHPWPYYFQTLAYSKAAGGPLWSEAFLLALALAGGIAALRRDAGRNGSGRFLRFILFFTAVTAAAYSLIPYKTPWNMLPFYLGLVILAGDGAAALVRIGRSRFVRILVPAILVLGFAGLAAQGYRANFVSPADPANPYAYAQTSPDFLKLVAAVERAAAAAPEKREILVEVVAPPEETWPLPWYLRRFGKVGYWTSPEAAAKDVPAGRAPVVISSAAFAGDMAAALGDGYAQSFYGLRPEVVLSLFVRRGP from the coding sequence ATGACCAAGAGGGCCTTTCGCGGGCTGTTCCTCTGCGCCGTCCTCGGCGCCCTGGCCTTCCGTCTGGTCCGCCTCGACGTCCGGCCGATGCACCCCGACGAGGCCAACCAGGCGGTCAAGTTCGGCCGGCTCCTCGAGCGCGGCGAATACCGCTTCGACCCCGGCGACCATCACGGCCCGACGCTCTATTACCTGACCCTGCCCTCGGCCTGGGCGGCCGGAGACAGGACCCTGGCCGCCCTGGACGAGCGGGTCCTGCGGCTCGTCCCGGCCCTGGCCGGGGCGGCGCTCCTCCTCGTCATCCTCCTCTTCGCCGGCGGGCTCGGCCGCGGCGCGATCCTGGCCGCGGCGGCGCTGGCCGCGGTCTCTCCCGCCTTGACCTATTACAGCCGCTTCTACATCCAGGAGACGCTGCTCGTCCTCTTCCTCGCGGCGCTCGTCGGCTGCGGCTGGCGGTACGCCCGCAAGCGCTCCCCCGCCTGGGCGTTCCTGGCCGGCGTTTCGGCCGGGATGATGGCGGCGACAAAGGAAACGAGCCTCATTCTCTTCGGCGGCCTGGCTGCGGCCTTCCTCCTGCTGTCGATCTTCGAGAGCGTCCGGACGCGCCGCCGCCCGGTCCTGACGGCCGGCGACGCTTGGGTCTGGCGCGACACCAGGACCAAGCTCCCGAGCGCCGGGCATGCCCTGCTGTTCCTGGCGGCCGGCGCGGCCGTCGCCGTGCTTTTCTATTCCTCGTTCTTCAGCAACATCCCCGGATTGGCCGACGCCGTCCGGGCCGTCGGCATGTCGTTCGCCCGGGCCGGCCGGCCCGGCGTCCACGCCCATCCCTGGCCTTACTATTTCCAGACGCTGGCTTACTCGAAGGCGGCCGGCGGCCCGCTCTGGAGCGAGGCCTTCCTTCTCGCCCTCGCCCTGGCCGGCGGGATCGCGGCCCTGCGCCGTGACGCCGGCCGGAACGGCAGCGGGCGTTTCCTCCGCTTCATCCTCTTCTTCACGGCCGTCACGGCCGCCGCGTACAGTCTCATCCCCTACAAGACCCCCTGGAACATGCTCCCCTTCTATCTTGGCCTGGTCATCCTGGCCGGCGACGGCGCGGCCGCGCTCGTCCGGATCGGCCGCTCCAGATTCGTCCGGATCCTCGTCCCGGCGATCCTGGTCCTCGGTTTCGCCGGCCTGGCGGCCCAGGGCTACCGGGCGAATTTCGTCTCCCCCGCCGACCCGGCCAATCCCTACGCTTACGCCCAGACGAGCCCCGACTTCCTGAAGCTGGTCGCGGCGGTCGAGCGGGCCGCCGCCGCGGCGCCGGAGAAGAGAGAGATCCTGGTCGAGGTCGTCGCCCCTCCCGAAGAGACCTGGCCGCTGCCCTGGTACCTGCGGCGATTCGGGAAGGTCGGCTACTGGACGAGCCCCGAAGCGGCCGCGAAGGACGTGCCGGCCGGCCGGGCTCCCGTCGTCATCTCGTCCGCCGCGTTCGCCGGCGACATGGCCGCCGCTCTCGGCGACGGCTACGCGCAATCATTCTACGGCCTCCGGCCGGAGGTCGTCCTGTCCCTCTTCGTCCGCCGCGGCCCCTGA
- a CDS encoding ThuA domain-containing protein, which translates to MLGTAGLLISSGAGQAPPAQKTALVVWGGWEGHEPKQCVDIFAPWLESQGFKVEISHTLDAYLDLEKLKKLDLIVHIFTMSDITAEQERNLEEAVKSGVGLAGWHGGLGDAHRSAVEYQFMVGGQWVAHPGGVIDYDVDITNTTDPITRGLKARFHMKSEQYFMHVDPANEVLATTTFSGQYAPWTAGEVMPVVWKKLYGKGRVFYTSLGHVAADFDVPEARTIVQRGFLWAARAMGEDPAGMNIYAPLLKKK; encoded by the coding sequence ATGCTGGGGACGGCCGGCCTCCTGATCTCGTCCGGCGCCGGCCAGGCCCCGCCAGCGCAAAAGACGGCCCTCGTCGTCTGGGGCGGCTGGGAAGGCCATGAGCCCAAACAGTGCGTCGACATCTTCGCCCCCTGGCTCGAGAGCCAGGGCTTCAAGGTCGAGATCTCTCACACCCTCGATGCCTACCTGGACCTCGAGAAACTGAAAAAGCTCGACCTCATCGTCCACATCTTCACCATGTCGGACATCACGGCCGAGCAGGAGCGGAACCTGGAGGAGGCGGTCAAGAGCGGCGTCGGGCTGGCCGGCTGGCACGGCGGCCTGGGCGACGCCCACCGGTCGGCCGTGGAGTACCAGTTCATGGTCGGCGGCCAGTGGGTCGCCCATCCCGGCGGGGTCATCGACTACGACGTCGACATCACCAACACGACGGACCCCATCACCAGGGGGCTGAAGGCCCGCTTCCACATGAAGTCCGAGCAGTACTTCATGCACGTCGATCCGGCGAACGAGGTCCTGGCCACGACGACCTTCTCGGGCCAGTACGCGCCTTGGACCGCCGGCGAGGTCATGCCGGTCGTGTGGAAGAAGCTCTACGGCAAGGGCCGCGTCTTCTACACGTCCCTCGGCCATGTCGCGGCCGACTTCGACGTGCCCGAGGCCCGGACGATCGTCCAGCGCGGCTTCCTCTGGGCCGCCCGGGCCATGGGCGAGGACCCGGCCGGGATGAACATCTACGCCCCGCTCCTCAAGAAGAAATGA
- a CDS encoding DUF1080 domain-containing protein yields the protein MRLTTRDDPKGRPLLRAAVSAVLLLATAAAAQIQWPVHDMTRPQPPVVTPGPAGPPVPPPSGAVVLFDGRGLAGWTDAKGQPAKWKVEDGFMEVVPKSGGIRTARGFGDCQLHVEWMAPSPARGSGQDRGNSGVFLMDLYEVQVLDCYANTTYADGMTAAIYGQHPPLVNACRPPGEWQAYDIVFHRPRFGTDGRVLAPARMTVFHNGILVHDNDVLTGPTAHKARPPYKAHADRLPISLQDHDHPVRYRNIWLRELE from the coding sequence ATGAGGCTGACGACGCGAGACGATCCGAAGGGCCGGCCCCTTCTCCGGGCGGCCGTGTCCGCGGTCCTTCTTCTTGCGACCGCGGCCGCCGCTCAGATCCAGTGGCCCGTCCATGATATGACCCGGCCGCAGCCGCCGGTCGTGACGCCCGGCCCGGCCGGCCCGCCGGTCCCGCCGCCCTCCGGCGCGGTCGTCCTCTTCGACGGCCGGGGCCTGGCCGGATGGACGGACGCCAAGGGCCAGCCGGCGAAGTGGAAGGTCGAGGACGGCTTCATGGAGGTCGTCCCCAAGTCCGGCGGCATCCGCACGGCCAGGGGCTTCGGCGACTGCCAGCTCCACGTCGAGTGGATGGCCCCGTCCCCGGCCCGCGGCTCGGGCCAGGACCGCGGCAACAGCGGGGTCTTCCTCATGGACCTCTATGAGGTCCAGGTCCTGGACTGCTACGCCAACACGACCTACGCCGACGGCATGACGGCGGCCATCTATGGCCAGCACCCGCCGCTCGTCAACGCCTGCCGGCCTCCGGGCGAGTGGCAGGCCTACGATATCGTCTTCCACCGGCCCCGCTTCGGCACGGACGGCCGGGTCCTCGCCCCGGCCCGGATGACGGTCTTCCACAACGGCATCCTCGTCCACGACAACGACGTCCTGACGGGCCCGACGGCCCACAAGGCCCGGCCGCCATACAAGGCGCACGCCGACCGGCTGCCCATCTCGCTCCAGGACCACGATCATCCGGTCCGCTACCGGAATATCTGGCTCCGCGAGCTCGAGTGA
- a CDS encoding Gfo/Idh/MocA family oxidoreductase, protein MDESNKTAAPAQPAWSRRKFLSAASAAAAGFMVVPRHVVGATQKRKAPSDTLDIACIGVGGMGFSDTRGVRSENIVALCDVDDEMIAKLLRSEDLEPAERAMYEKAAKYRDFRRMFEREKGIDAVTVTVPDHSHAVIAMTAIKLGKHVYVQKPLTHTIKEARLLAKAAKEANIVSQMGNQGHSKEGARLVCEWIWAGALGDVTEVHCWTNRPIWAQGIDAPAEIPSVPSTLDWDVWLGPAPFRPYHPAYHPFSWRGLWDFGTGALGDMGAHIMDQPFWALKLKSPISVQASSTVFTKDYAPRAEVVTYEFAAREGMPPLTLTWWDGGLMPPRPAELEPGRMMGDDGGGCLFRGTKGLLMCGTYGENPRLVPESRMQEFVRPAKTIPRSLGIREEWIEAIKKGTKSTTDFSYAGPLTETMLLANVAVRLKDKNTKLLWDGDKMEFSNMPEANELLHFPYRPGWSL, encoded by the coding sequence ATGGACGAGTCGAACAAGACCGCCGCTCCCGCCCAGCCGGCCTGGAGCCGGCGGAAGTTCCTCAGCGCGGCATCGGCCGCCGCGGCCGGGTTCATGGTCGTGCCCCGGCACGTCGTCGGCGCTACCCAGAAGCGCAAGGCGCCGAGCGACACCCTCGACATCGCCTGCATCGGCGTCGGCGGCATGGGCTTTTCGGACACGCGCGGCGTCCGGTCGGAGAACATCGTCGCCCTGTGCGACGTCGACGACGAGATGATCGCCAAGCTCCTGCGCAGCGAGGATCTCGAGCCGGCCGAGCGGGCCATGTATGAGAAGGCGGCCAAGTACCGCGACTTCCGGCGCATGTTCGAGAGGGAAAAGGGCATCGACGCCGTCACGGTGACGGTCCCGGACCACAGCCACGCCGTGATCGCCATGACCGCCATCAAGCTGGGCAAGCATGTCTATGTCCAGAAGCCGCTGACGCACACGATCAAGGAAGCCCGGCTCCTGGCCAAGGCGGCCAAGGAAGCCAACATCGTCAGCCAGATGGGCAACCAGGGCCATTCCAAGGAAGGCGCCCGGCTCGTCTGCGAGTGGATCTGGGCCGGCGCCCTCGGCGACGTCACCGAGGTCCACTGCTGGACGAACCGGCCGATCTGGGCCCAGGGCATCGACGCGCCGGCCGAGATCCCGTCCGTGCCGTCGACTCTCGACTGGGACGTCTGGCTCGGCCCGGCTCCCTTCCGGCCTTACCACCCCGCCTACCATCCCTTCAGCTGGCGCGGCCTGTGGGACTTCGGCACCGGGGCGCTCGGCGACATGGGCGCCCACATCATGGACCAGCCCTTCTGGGCCCTCAAGCTCAAGTCGCCGATCAGCGTCCAGGCCTCGTCCACGGTCTTCACCAAGGACTACGCGCCGCGAGCCGAGGTCGTGACCTACGAGTTCGCCGCCCGCGAGGGCATGCCTCCGCTGACCCTGACCTGGTGGGACGGCGGCCTGATGCCGCCGCGCCCGGCCGAGCTCGAACCCGGCCGGATGATGGGCGACGACGGCGGCGGCTGCCTCTTCCGCGGCACCAAGGGCCTGCTGATGTGCGGCACCTACGGCGAGAACCCCAGGCTCGTTCCCGAGAGCCGGATGCAGGAGTTCGTGCGCCCGGCCAAGACCATCCCCCGCTCGCTCGGCATCCGCGAGGAGTGGATCGAGGCCATCAAGAAGGGGACCAAGTCGACGACCGACTTCTCCTACGCCGGCCCGCTGACCGAGACCATGCTCCTGGCCAACGTCGCCGTCCGCCTCAAGGACAAGAACACCAAGCTCCTCTGGGACGGCGACAAGATGGAGTTCAGCAACATGCCCGAGGCCAACGAGCTTCTGCACTTCCCCTACCGGCCCGGCTGGAGCCTGTAG